In a single window of the Branchiostoma floridae strain S238N-H82 chromosome 2, Bfl_VNyyK, whole genome shotgun sequence genome:
- the LOC118410022 gene encoding uncharacterized protein LOC118410022 isoform X2: MAPCVVCGSTVRARQQTLRCDRCDRRQHRTCNSGMSQTFYRQIRRGEVDFGEWLCSRCRPTRGTYETIPEEHVTEENVEVSDCSHVDGSVLMPHVTLEDSIRDVRVEDDLPVGQQRDVTFTFIERGTKKGRPKLTDNLGYAYTIKRRPATNVRYWECAKRPKKGRCPASVVERTGVFRRGDNFHNHPPVVNCLTNVKIQAEVRAKAVEDVFKSAYTIVQETLLAMVDETAPNPGLPRISNLVRMANRKRETLSAKKNLQNI; encoded by the exons ATGGCTCCATGTGTTGTATGCGGCAGCACTGTTAGAGCACGGCAACAGACACTCCGATGTGACCGATGTGACAGGAGGCAGCACAGGACATGTAACTCCG GAATGTCCCAGACTTTCTACAGGCAAATCCGCAGGGGGGAGGTCGACTTTGGAGAATGGCTCTGCAGCAGGTGCCGGCCTACACGGGGGACCTACGAGACCATCCCCGAGGAACACGTCACCGAGGAGAACGTCGAAGTGTCCGACTGTTCTCACGTAGACGGTTCGGTCCTGATGCCCCATGTCACCCTGGAGGACTCCATTCGTGATGTGCGCGTTGAGGACGATCTCCCGGTTGGACAGCAGAGGGACGTGACCTTCACGTTCATCGAAAGGGGCACGAAGAAAGGACGCCCGAAGCTGACGGATAACCTAGGCTATGCGTACACAATCAAGAGGAG aCCGGCCACAAACGTGAGGTACTGGGAGTGTGCCAAAAGACCGAAGAAGGGGAGGTGTCCTGCATCCGTGGTGGAAAGAACGGGGGTCTTCCGACGCGGCGACAACTTCCACAACCACCCACCGGTGGTCAACTGCTTAACAAATgttaag attCAAGCTGAGGTGCGCGCTAAAGCCGTAGAAGATGTCTTCAAGTCAGCGTACACCATTGTGCAGGAAACTCTGCTGGCCATGGTGGACGAGACCGCGCCGAATCCGGGGCTGCCTAGGATATCAAATCTG GTGCGTATGGCCAACAGGAAACGGGAGACTCTCAGCGCCAAGAAGAACTTGCAGAAcatctaa
- the LOC118410472 gene encoding transcription factor 21-like: MSTGTASDVDPEECMDVETVDVDSGNESVETESSTQEGSHDSQEPDGTGTTKKGRRRKRGKRGKEEQPPKVRTAANLRERTRMRVLSKAFVRLKTTLPWVPADTKLSKLDTLRLASSYIGHLSKVLQDDEVKDTAFHPVSLTWPFAINAKLQDPTSPDPEIGTLGPPQTVDSRTEVASVSS; this comes from the exons ATGTCGACGGGAACGGCTAGCGACGTCGACCCGGAGGAGTGTATGGACGTAGAGACGGTCGACGTGGACTCTGGAAACGAGAGCGTTGAAACCGAAAGCTCGACCCAGGAAGGTTCCCACGATTCTCAGGAGCCCGATGGAACCGGCACCACCAAGAAAGGCCGGCGGCGGAAGCGAGGCAAGCGGGGGAAGGAGGAACAGCCGCCGAAGGTGAGGACAGCGGCGAACCTACGGGAAAGGACGCGGATGCGTGTCTTGAGTAAGGCGTTCGTCCGTCTAAAGACCACGTTGCCGTGGGTTCCTGCCGACACCAAGCTGTCCAAGCTGGATACACTTCGACTCGCCTCTTCGTATATAGGGCATCTCAGCAAAGTCTTACAGGACGACGAAGTGAAAGACACGGCTTTTCATCCTGTCAGTTTG ACATGGCCTTTCGCGATCAACGCCAAACTGCAGGATCCAACATCGCCGGATCCGGAGATAGGAACACTCGGGCCGCCGCAAACGGTGGACTCAAGAACTGAGGTCGCTTCTGTCTCGTCCTGA
- the LOC118410279 gene encoding transcription factor 21-like, translated as MSTGTVSTDTVSELGYMDTDTEEEALGSEVILHREGLPHGPLTNLTRPLRRRVRRKRQAESTKYCNKQKPEQRNAANARERSRMRVLSKAFSKLKTTLPWVPPDTKLSKLDTLRLATSYISHMRQVLVGDKMVEQSLHPLMLTWPYTFSTKVQENLLPEPPLCLHEPPPLSGPCRYGPDIGIGMDSVLFNK; from the exons ATGTCCACAGGGACAGTAAGCACCGACACCGTCAGCGAGTTGGGCTACATGGATACGGACACTGAGGAGGAAGCTCTCGGCTCTGAAGTCATCCTCCACCGAGAAGGTCTCCCCCACGGCCCGCTTACAAACCTTACGAGGCCGTTGCGGCGGCGGGTGCGGAGAAAAAGGCAGGCGGAATCCACGAAGTACTGTAACAAGCAGAAACCCGAACAGAGAAACGCCGCTAACGCGAGAGAAAGATCCCGAATGAGGGTTTTGAGTAAGGCGTTCTCCAAGTTGAAGACGACGTTACCCTGGGTCCCGCCAGACACCAAACTGTCCAAACTGGACACACTGCGCCTCGCCACGTCCTACATATCCCACATGCGGCAGGTCCTGGTGGGGGACAAGATGGTGGAACAGTCGCTCCATCCGCTGATGCTG ACCTGGCCGTacacgttcagcaccaaggtccaGGAGAACCTGCTCCCCGAGCCGCCGCTGTGCCTGCACGAGCCGCCGCCCCTGTCCGGACCCTGCCGGTACGGACCGGACATCGGGATCGGGATGGACTCCGTGCTGTTCAACAAATAA
- the LOC118410022 gene encoding uncharacterized protein LOC118410022 isoform X1, producing the protein MAPCVVCGSTVRARQQTLRCDRCDRRQHRTCNSGMSQTFYRQIRRGEVDFGEWLCSRCRPTRGTYETIPEEHVTEENVEVSDCSHVDGSVLMPHVTLEDSIRDVRVEDDLPVGQQRDVTFTFIERGTKKGRPKLTDNLGYAYTIKRSRPATNVRYWECAKRPKKGRCPASVVERTGVFRRGDNFHNHPPVVNCLTNVKIQAEVRAKAVEDVFKSAYTIVQETLLAMVDETAPNPGLPRISNLVRMANRKRETLSAKKNLQNI; encoded by the exons ATGGCTCCATGTGTTGTATGCGGCAGCACTGTTAGAGCACGGCAACAGACACTCCGATGTGACCGATGTGACAGGAGGCAGCACAGGACATGTAACTCCG GAATGTCCCAGACTTTCTACAGGCAAATCCGCAGGGGGGAGGTCGACTTTGGAGAATGGCTCTGCAGCAGGTGCCGGCCTACACGGGGGACCTACGAGACCATCCCCGAGGAACACGTCACCGAGGAGAACGTCGAAGTGTCCGACTGTTCTCACGTAGACGGTTCGGTCCTGATGCCCCATGTCACCCTGGAGGACTCCATTCGTGATGTGCGCGTTGAGGACGATCTCCCGGTTGGACAGCAGAGGGACGTGACCTTCACGTTCATCGAAAGGGGCACGAAGAAAGGACGCCCGAAGCTGACGGATAACCTAGGCTATGCGTACACAATCAAGAGGAG cagaCCGGCCACAAACGTGAGGTACTGGGAGTGTGCCAAAAGACCGAAGAAGGGGAGGTGTCCTGCATCCGTGGTGGAAAGAACGGGGGTCTTCCGACGCGGCGACAACTTCCACAACCACCCACCGGTGGTCAACTGCTTAACAAATgttaag attCAAGCTGAGGTGCGCGCTAAAGCCGTAGAAGATGTCTTCAAGTCAGCGTACACCATTGTGCAGGAAACTCTGCTGGCCATGGTGGACGAGACCGCGCCGAATCCGGGGCTGCCTAGGATATCAAATCTG GTGCGTATGGCCAACAGGAAACGGGAGACTCTCAGCGCCAAGAAGAACTTGCAGAAcatctaa